One segment of Candidatus Eisenbacteria bacterium DNA contains the following:
- a CDS encoding transporter, whose protein sequence is MSLCHLQRLHCIISLGIMLGLVLIPQTAAAQIGAIGGSFGGGAGDDMYHRGPVLTESGYVLDKGQLTLGTYFIYGELKDTSVDYIPIFDDYGFPYAYIRGDDEVTLTSTQMTVSAFYGLTEKLTVGGYLYPMLNYDIDHDITFSYQGASIDTSTSESISGFGDLKLYSKYQLWKQELGRTRVALFGLITLPTGDDEVGIEGTIWTAGIAGSHRRGRWNLHGDASVSIPSDENYDTSLSFDASAVYAVGAKVGLSGEVLASVSDGETYLDISPGLRFKAAPNIFVSGALVVNLQSPELSAFDYQAFLGLDLLF, encoded by the coding sequence ATGTCTTTGTGCCATTTGCAAAGGCTGCACTGCATCATTTCTCTTGGGATCATGCTGGGACTGGTCTTGATACCGCAAACAGCGGCCGCTCAGATCGGCGCCATCGGGGGATCCTTCGGCGGAGGTGCGGGTGACGACATGTACCATCGCGGGCCTGTACTGACGGAGTCGGGTTATGTTTTAGATAAAGGACAACTTACCCTTGGCACCTATTTTATTTATGGGGAGCTTAAGGACACATCGGTAGATTATATTCCTATATTTGATGACTATGGATTCCCGTACGCCTATATCCGCGGTGATGACGAAGTCACGCTAACCAGCACACAGATGACGGTGTCCGCTTTCTATGGTTTAACCGAAAAGCTCACCGTTGGAGGTTATCTCTATCCGATGCTGAATTATGATATCGATCACGATATCACCTTTTCATACCAGGGCGCCTCCATCGACACTTCCACCTCCGAATCGATCTCCGGTTTCGGCGACCTGAAGCTCTACTCAAAATACCAACTCTGGAAACAGGAACTCGGACGAACCCGGGTGGCTCTGTTCGGATTAATCACTCTTCCCACCGGCGATGACGAGGTGGGCATTGAGGGCACGATCTGGACCGCCGGCATCGCGGGCAGCCATCGTAGAGGTCGCTGGAATCTTCACGGGGATGCCAGTGTTTCCATCCCCTCGGATGAGAACTATGATACCAGCCTGTCCTTCGACGCCTCAGCCGTCTATGCCGTCGGCGCCAAGGTCGGTCTCAGTGGCGAAGTTCTGGCCTCGGTGAGTGACGGCGAGACATATTTGGATATATCTCCCGGCTTGAGGTTTAAGGCGGCGCCCAATATTTTCGTTAGCGGCGCTTTGGTTGTCAATTTGCAAAGCCCGGAATTATCCGCCTTTGACTACCAGGCGTTTTTGGGATTAGACCTCCTCTTCTAG
- a CDS encoding trypsin-like peptidase domain-containing protein: protein MFRKLGITLTLIILGLFAFQTADADLDAQQRQHLYYSVKPAVVLVWLSVQAQITIQTEQGPIEMQTQMSSSGSGWIISADGYLVTNGHVVDTYHDNNDEQLKSQMLWRALEENVFPGAEQKQGRPLTSEEKVALFQQFLSAAEISVKKDLDVYLQNWKKYSAEVKEFSPPMSGRPGKTSIPWESWETGKDVAVLKIEGRDLPTVRIGDSGTMQIGAAVHVAGYPGVVMEHTYLNPESVLEASFTTGQISSLKLDVKGSNVLQFDAPVTWGNSGGPVFNDNGDVIGMATFISIHQGQQAIQGFNFAVPSNVVKEFIRAAGVDTSPSLFDRAWADALNLYYQGKSQEAIAKFTEVLRLMPDLQDATKLQREAMSGGGGGESGGFSTTTLIIGLVVLIGIILIVTGIMRTRRGGGAAAVAKKPKAGADLGQLVVQTGPLKGNTFPITVDGIRIGRDAAKCQIVINEETVSREHAIVFADNAGAIMVKNLSGTNPTHVNERSIQETTMQPGDTIKVGSSVMVYRKG from the coding sequence ATGTTCCGGAAGCTGGGAATCACGCTCACTTTAATCATCCTTGGACTTTTCGCATTCCAAACGGCTGATGCGGATCTCGACGCCCAGCAGCGTCAACATCTCTATTACTCCGTCAAGCCGGCGGTTGTCTTGGTTTGGCTGTCCGTTCAAGCCCAAATCACGATTCAGACCGAGCAGGGTCCGATTGAAATGCAGACCCAAATGAGCAGCTCGGGATCGGGATGGATTATCTCGGCCGACGGATATCTCGTGACCAACGGGCATGTCGTCGATACCTACCACGACAATAACGATGAGCAATTGAAGTCTCAGATGTTGTGGCGGGCCCTGGAGGAAAATGTCTTTCCGGGAGCGGAACAGAAGCAAGGCCGCCCATTGACCAGCGAGGAGAAGGTCGCCCTCTTCCAGCAGTTTCTTTCTGCGGCTGAGATTTCCGTCAAAAAGGATTTGGACGTCTATCTTCAGAATTGGAAGAAATATTCCGCGGAGGTGAAGGAGTTTAGTCCTCCCATGAGCGGACGTCCGGGGAAGACTTCGATTCCCTGGGAATCCTGGGAAACCGGCAAGGATGTTGCAGTCCTAAAAATCGAAGGGCGTGATCTTCCCACGGTCCGCATCGGTGATTCGGGAACCATGCAGATCGGCGCCGCCGTACACGTCGCCGGTTATCCAGGCGTCGTCATGGAACACACCTACCTGAATCCTGAATCGGTTCTGGAAGCGAGCTTCACAACGGGGCAGATCTCGAGCCTCAAACTCGATGTCAAGGGAAGCAATGTTCTGCAATTCGACGCTCCGGTGACCTGGGGTAACAGCGGCGGTCCTGTCTTCAACGACAACGGCGACGTGATCGGGATGGCGACCTTTATCAGCATTCATCAGGGACAGCAGGCGATTCAGGGATTTAACTTCGCCGTCCCTTCCAATGTCGTGAAGGAATTCATCCGCGCGGCCGGCGTTGATACGAGCCCGAGTCTCTTTGATCGAGCCTGGGCCGACGCACTAAACTTGTACTATCAGGGAAAATCGCAGGAAGCCATTGCGAAGTTCACCGAAGTCCTTCGGTTGATGCCCGATCTTCAAGATGCGACCAAGCTCCAGCGTGAGGCGATGTCGGGCGGCGGCGGCGGCGAAAGCGGCGGCTTTTCCACAACGACGCTCATTATCGGTCTGGTCGTCCTTATCGGAATCATCCTCATCGTTACAGGTATCATGCGGACCCGCCGTGGTGGAGGCGCGGCGGCGGTGGCCAAAAAACCGAAGGCCGGCGCCGATCTCGGCCAGCTTGTTGTGCAAACAGGTCCACTGAAGGGCAATACTTTCCCCATCACCGTCGATGGCATCCGTATCGGGCGCGATGCCGCCAAATGCCAAATCGTCATCAACGAAGAGACCGTTTCGAGGGAGCACGCCATTGTCTTTGCCGACAACGCCGGCGCCATCATGGTAAAGAACCTCAGCGGCACCAATCCGACGCATGTCAACGAGCGTTCGATTCAGGAAACGACAATGCAACCGGGTGACACCATCAAGGTCGGCAGCTCCGTCATGGTCTACAGGAAGGGATAG
- a CDS encoding trypsin-like peptidase domain-containing protein, translating into MFRKLGTIISFVVLILFMSQAVQADLDADARQRLYYKVKPAVVLVWFSVQAQINIQTETGPLQLESQMSGSGSGWLISADGYLVTNGHVAELYHDDNEEQLKRQLLYQALAESIFPSLEAKEGRQFTDEEKFALFQAFLPQSEITLKKDLSVYLQNWKKYAAEVKEYSPPMSGQAGKLALPWDSSETGKDVAILKIEGRDLPTVRIGDSGTVQLGATVHVAGYPGVVMQHIYLNPESVLEASFTRGQISSLKLDVKGSNVLQMDASTTWGNSGGPVFNDEGQVIGMATFGSIHQGTQAIQGFNFAVPSNVVREFVRAAGVDTSPSLFDRTWSDALQLYYSGKKNKAIAKFDEALRLMPDLPDAVKLQREAMSAPAGGGGGGLSTTTMIIGLVIILGIILVVVGLMRSKGSGGKAAVKKPKAGKEMGQIIVREGPLAGNRFPMTAEGIRIGRDPQKCKIVLSEETISREQAFIYLSDSGEVMIKNLSGTNPTHLNDRPIQESVIKPGDAIKIGTSVLVYQSS; encoded by the coding sequence ATGTTTAGAAAATTGGGAACGATCATATCTTTCGTCGTTTTGATCCTATTCATGTCACAGGCTGTGCAGGCGGATCTCGATGCCGATGCCCGACAAAGGCTTTATTATAAAGTAAAGCCGGCCGTTGTCCTGGTTTGGTTCTCAGTGCAGGCCCAGATCAATATCCAAACCGAAACGGGTCCGCTGCAATTGGAATCGCAAATGTCCGGATCCGGCTCGGGGTGGCTGATCTCCGCGGATGGATATCTCGTGACGAATGGGCACGTGGCGGAGCTTTACCACGACGACAACGAGGAACAGCTAAAAAGGCAATTGTTATACCAAGCGCTCGCCGAAAGCATTTTCCCATCCCTTGAGGCAAAAGAAGGCCGGCAATTCACTGATGAAGAGAAGTTCGCGCTATTCCAGGCATTCCTGCCCCAATCGGAGATCACCCTAAAGAAAGACCTCAGCGTCTATCTTCAGAACTGGAAGAAGTACGCCGCCGAGGTCAAGGAATATAGCCCGCCGATGAGTGGACAGGCCGGCAAGCTGGCTCTTCCTTGGGACAGCAGCGAAACCGGCAAAGATGTCGCCATCTTAAAAATTGAAGGACGGGATCTCCCTACCGTTCGAATCGGCGATTCCGGAACGGTTCAATTGGGCGCCACTGTTCACGTCGCCGGTTATCCCGGCGTCGTCATGCAACACATCTACCTCAATCCTGAATCGGTCTTGGAAGCGAGCTTTACACGAGGACAGATCTCCAGCCTCAAGCTGGATGTCAAGGGCAGTAATGTTCTCCAAATGGACGCATCGACAACTTGGGGCAACAGCGGTGGTCCCGTTTTCAATGATGAAGGCCAAGTCATCGGGATGGCGACCTTCGGCTCTATTCACCAGGGCACCCAGGCCATTCAGGGATTTAATTTCGCCGTCCCTTCCAATGTCGTGCGGGAATTTGTTCGCGCCGCCGGTGTTGATACAAGCCCGAGCCTTTTTGATAGAACATGGAGTGATGCGCTTCAACTTTACTATTCCGGTAAAAAGAACAAAGCCATCGCAAAATTCGATGAAGCTCTCCGGCTGATGCCGGATCTGCCGGATGCCGTCAAATTGCAGAGAGAGGCGATGTCGGCCCCTGCCGGCGGCGGTGGCGGCGGTCTCTCAACAACAACTATGATCATCGGCCTGGTCATTATTCTTGGAATCATTCTTGTTGTTGTCGGTTTGATGCGGAGCAAAGGATCGGGAGGAAAGGCCGCCGTGAAAAAACCCAAGGCAGGCAAAGAGATGGGGCAGATCATCGTCCGGGAAGGGCCGCTGGCGGGGAACCGCTTTCCAATGACGGCGGAAGGGATCCGCATCGGGCGCGATCCACAAAAATGCAAAATCGTCTTGAGCGAAGAGACGATCTCGCGGGAGCAAGCCTTCATCTATCTGTCGGATAGCGGCGAGGTCATGATCAAGAATCTCAGTGGAACGAACCCCACTCACTTGAATGACCGGCCCATCCAGGAATCGGTCATCAAGCCGGGAGATGCGATCAAGATCGGCACCTCGGTCCTGGTTTATCAAAGCTCATAG
- a CDS encoding FHA domain-containing protein — protein sequence MSDDMGKTKKMCPNGHLMDPAWEVCPYCPSDRTGSPDLAKTVRVEDVKKTPPPPPPRPEVRKTEILRTKPAINGVGWFVSIKGASQGTIHTVQSEKATLGAAAGCDIRLTDSHASDQHASLRFADGCFTLTDLDSTNGTMINGKKIARQKLADGDQVSFGSSEWIFKFVQWES from the coding sequence ATGTCTGACGATATGGGAAAAACGAAGAAGATGTGCCCCAACGGGCATCTGATGGATCCAGCCTGGGAGGTCTGCCCTTATTGTCCCAGCGACAGAACGGGCTCCCCGGATCTGGCAAAGACCGTCAGAGTGGAAGATGTGAAGAAGACGCCACCGCCTCCACCCCCGCGGCCGGAAGTCAGAAAGACCGAGATTCTCCGTACGAAACCCGCCATCAATGGAGTCGGCTGGTTTGTTTCGATCAAAGGCGCGTCACAAGGAACGATCCACACCGTCCAGAGCGAGAAGGCCACGCTGGGAGCGGCCGCCGGTTGCGATATCCGTCTCACCGACTCTCATGCCTCCGATCAGCATGCCAGCCTCCGTTTCGCTGACGGCTGTTTCACTTTGACGGACCTCGACAGCACGAATGGAACAATGATCAACGGAAAAAAAATCGCCCGTCAGAAATTGGCCGACGGAGATCAGGTCTCATTCGGCTCCTCCGAATGGATATTCAAATTCGTTCAGTGGGAAAGTTAA
- a CDS encoding protein phosphatase 2C domain-containing protein, which translates to MSASSKNPWTLSVGFKTDTGRQRDRNEDAYYLNLPYPGETQRSFADGIFVVADGMGGHDAGDIASQYAVKAVEEALTDSNASHPEESDRILSYLSALLTEVNHGMMRLAKERGLDRGMGCALTLGIIRGSDLLLAHVGDTRCYRLRNGVFEQLTEDHSWVAQQRKAGLLTAEEEAQHPRRNLLTQALGMETRLDVFTRHEIVQSGDRYLFCSDGLHGQVDDKTLARVLMEEPPQTAAGRLVRMANEAGGPDNITVIAIHLDSSTAGVITAPQMKPRGGSPEDPYAEVYAGPKYDAAIADTDPGSSLSMPSPFERAAARQLGPLERRFRWREWPRTLIWIGLAIVILAAGTVAWFTFIHKTDKEKASAELQMIFDALADGQVLTLLSEGQEKEAQRVLFNRLPRTPVDPGAQELIRRLGATLDGSTESRPIDSPPEVKEAGTPPGTGSERVTSDPLTDDPSTAGMGGDPSSSAADSVIVSEPDSIPE; encoded by the coding sequence ATGTCTGCATCGAGCAAGAATCCCTGGACCCTTTCCGTTGGGTTTAAAACAGACACAGGACGGCAGAGGGATCGCAATGAGGATGCCTATTACCTGAATCTGCCCTATCCAGGGGAAACTCAAAGATCATTCGCTGACGGCATTTTTGTCGTGGCGGATGGGATGGGCGGGCACGATGCGGGGGATATCGCCAGCCAGTACGCGGTCAAAGCGGTCGAAGAAGCCCTTACCGATTCCAACGCCTCCCATCCAGAGGAGTCCGATCGTATCCTTTCCTATCTCTCGGCCCTCCTGACCGAGGTCAACCACGGCATGATGCGCCTGGCCAAAGAGCGGGGACTCGACCGGGGAATGGGATGCGCTTTAACATTAGGTATTATCCGGGGCAGCGATCTTTTGCTCGCCCATGTCGGCGATACCCGTTGCTATCGATTGAGGAACGGCGTATTTGAACAGCTCACGGAAGATCATTCCTGGGTCGCCCAACAGCGAAAAGCCGGTTTGCTGACCGCGGAAGAGGAAGCTCAACATCCGCGACGGAATCTGTTAACCCAGGCCTTGGGGATGGAAACCCGCCTCGATGTTTTTACACGGCATGAGATTGTGCAATCAGGCGACCGGTATCTTTTCTGCAGCGACGGTCTCCATGGACAGGTCGATGATAAAACCCTGGCCCGGGTGCTTATGGAAGAACCGCCCCAGACCGCGGCGGGCAGGCTTGTCAGGATGGCCAACGAAGCGGGCGGTCCCGACAATATCACGGTGATTGCGATTCATCTCGACTCCAGCACGGCCGGAGTGATAACGGCTCCACAAATGAAGCCCCGCGGAGGTTCCCCTGAGGACCCCTATGCTGAAGTCTATGCCGGGCCGAAATACGACGCCGCCATCGCCGACACCGATCCGGGATCCTCACTCTCTATGCCATCGCCATTTGAAAGAGCCGCCGCCAGACAACTGGGGCCGCTGGAACGCCGCTTCCGTTGGCGGGAATGGCCCCGCACCCTGATCTGGATCGGCCTGGCTATTGTCATATTGGCGGCCGGCACTGTGGCCTGGTTCACCTTTATTCACAAAACAGACAAAGAGAAGGCGTCCGCGGAACTTCAGATGATTTTTGACGCCCTCGCGGATGGCCAGGTATTGACGCTGCTGAGTGAAGGGCAGGAAAAAGAGGCACAAAGAGTTTTGTTCAATCGGCTGCCCCGAACGCCGGTCGATCCCGGGGCGCAAGAACTCATCCGGCGCTTGGGCGCCACACTCGATGGAAGTACAGAATCCCGACCCATCGATTCGCCGCCGGAGGTGAAAGAGGCGGGTACACCCCCCGGAACCGGATCGGAGCGGGTAACATCCGACCCCTTGACAGATGATCCATCAACCGCAGGCATGGGGGGCGACCCATCCAGCTCGGCGGCGGATAGTGTCATCGTGAGCGAACCGGACTCTATTCCGGAATAA
- a CDS encoding protein kinase: MIGKRVGRYQITAEIGRGGMGVVYKATQVTLNRTVAVKMLPPHLALSKEYLARFQREAETLARLAHENIVHIYDIEEQDDAHFIIMELVSGGSLSSLLQVQRRINPAHARDIATRLADALAAAHHQGIIHRDIKPDNILFSTAGQPKLTDFGIAHMRDTKFKTQTGLFLGTPLYISPEQARGQTVSAASDLYSLGIVLYEMLCGHVPFSADDPLAVALKHIQEAPTPLNSVAADLPASLCAIVHRMIEKAPGDRYSSAREVQEALLMLDLGMTPGMALRRQAASPSAKAGEQICPECHTPLKSEFLTCPKCGRAIRRSCVKCGQQYDPLSPECPFCRTPASISDPSMAIPAPPPRRAPGEPLPKDPQRAVDKGRQVAKQVAKEGLQAAREGFDAAAEGGAKIVKGGAKAAADGLGHGIKAAREGLDAAAEGGARIAKDGARVAAEGVARAAEHVPGVTPTLMGRLFAPFRSGGSPAARYLWIGVGIILLALLILLLKPLCSRTPIDPFLSSNEMSSGLTSGTESQPVSDRQIPNTQQPKPRVLTEKEKDAIAKLAGEKDGATEEGDSEAEDTEDEDATDWADSYSESDGYVEEEKDPADEEKSEEEKPKEDKVIVKPPVEETPVAPENTKPPQDLFDEAGARQLIRSIIDRQKKALQEGNVSKALADASSRIRKEYEPILKQTFEYFKISDIRLLNLDVDFDDNRHANVWMSSRFTLTSKLDGSKVTEEGEEAWKLAFDGKRWWITEIQSLGDTH; encoded by the coding sequence ATGATCGGTAAGCGGGTCGGGCGATATCAAATTACTGCTGAAATCGGCCGGGGGGGGATGGGGGTCGTCTATAAGGCGACGCAGGTCACCCTTAATCGAACCGTTGCCGTTAAGATGCTGCCGCCGCATCTCGCTCTCTCGAAGGAATATCTCGCCCGCTTCCAGCGGGAAGCTGAGACCCTCGCCCGTCTTGCTCATGAGAATATCGTCCATATTTACGATATTGAGGAACAGGATGACGCCCACTTCATTATTATGGAGCTGGTCTCCGGCGGTTCCCTCTCCTCCCTGTTGCAAGTCCAAAGGCGGATCAATCCCGCGCACGCCCGCGATATCGCCACCCGGCTGGCGGATGCCCTCGCTGCAGCGCATCACCAGGGGATCATTCACCGGGACATTAAGCCCGACAATATCCTCTTCTCGACGGCGGGGCAGCCGAAACTGACCGATTTCGGAATCGCCCATATGCGGGACACCAAATTCAAAACGCAGACCGGGCTCTTCCTGGGGACGCCACTCTATATTTCTCCTGAACAGGCCCGCGGCCAAACCGTCTCCGCCGCCAGCGATCTCTATTCACTCGGCATCGTTCTTTATGAGATGCTCTGCGGCCATGTCCCCTTCAGCGCTGATGACCCCCTTGCCGTTGCCCTGAAGCATATTCAGGAGGCGCCCACTCCTCTGAATTCCGTCGCAGCCGATCTGCCGGCAAGCCTCTGCGCCATCGTTCACCGGATGATCGAGAAGGCTCCCGGCGACCGGTATTCATCCGCCAGAGAAGTACAAGAAGCCCTTCTCATGCTGGATCTTGGGATGACTCCCGGGATGGCTCTTCGGCGGCAGGCGGCCTCCCCATCCGCCAAAGCCGGGGAACAGATCTGCCCCGAGTGCCACACGCCTCTGAAGAGTGAATTTCTTACCTGCCCCAAATGCGGACGGGCGATCCGCAGATCATGTGTGAAGTGCGGACAACAATATGATCCCCTGTCACCGGAGTGCCCCTTCTGTAGAACGCCGGCGTCGATTTCCGATCCGTCCATGGCTATCCCTGCGCCACCCCCGCGGAGAGCACCGGGTGAACCGCTGCCGAAGGATCCGCAAAGGGCCGTGGATAAGGGGCGGCAGGTCGCCAAGCAGGTGGCAAAAGAGGGGCTCCAGGCGGCGCGCGAGGGGTTCGATGCGGCGGCGGAGGGCGGCGCCAAAATCGTCAAGGGGGGGGCGAAAGCCGCCGCCGACGGATTAGGCCACGGTATCAAAGCGGCGCGTGAAGGACTCGACGCCGCGGCTGAGGGTGGAGCTCGTATCGCCAAAGACGGCGCAAGGGTCGCGGCCGAGGGTGTCGCGCGGGCGGCGGAGCATGTTCCCGGTGTCACCCCGACGCTCATGGGGCGGCTTTTCGCTCCATTCCGTAGCGGGGGTTCACCCGCCGCACGTTATCTTTGGATCGGCGTTGGGATTATTCTCCTCGCCTTGCTCATTCTTCTCTTGAAGCCACTCTGCTCCCGGACTCCCATCGATCCCTTTCTCTCATCCAATGAAATGTCATCCGGCCTGACGTCGGGAACAGAGTCGCAGCCGGTTTCCGACCGGCAGATCCCGAATACACAACAGCCCAAACCCCGCGTTCTGACCGAAAAGGAAAAGGACGCCATCGCAAAGCTGGCGGGAGAAAAAGACGGCGCCACGGAGGAAGGCGATTCCGAGGCTGAAGACACCGAAGATGAAGACGCCACAGACTGGGCGGATAGCTATTCCGAATCGGACGGCTATGTTGAGGAGGAGAAGGATCCGGCGGATGAAGAGAAGTCGGAAGAGGAGAAGCCCAAAGAGGACAAGGTGATTGTAAAACCACCGGTCGAGGAAACACCGGTTGCGCCGGAGAACACCAAACCGCCTCAAGACCTGTTCGATGAGGCCGGCGCCCGTCAGCTCATCCGCTCGATTATCGACCGGCAGAAGAAGGCCTTACAAGAGGGCAATGTCAGCAAAGCCCTGGCAGACGCCTCAAGTCGAATCCGGAAGGAATACGAACCCATACTCAAACAGACCTTTGAATATTTCAAAATCTCGGATATCCGTCTGCTGAATCTCGACGTCGATTTCGATGACAACCGGCATGCAAATGTCTGGATGAGTTCCCGGTTTACCTTAACCAGCAAGCTTGATGGCTCAAAGGTTACGGAAGAGGGCGAAGAAGCCTGGAAGCTGGCCTTTGACGGCAAACGCTGGTGGATCACTGAGATTCAAAGCCTTGGAGACACCCACTAA
- a CDS encoding NADP-dependent isocitrate dehydrogenase (Converts isocitrate to alpha ketoglutarate), giving the protein MTRFKEVKIPEGDLIEIKNGKLSIGDRPIIGYLRGDGIGLDITPAMQMVVDAAIEKAYGGKRSIAWCPLYAGLEGLQRYGSEFPEETVDAIRHLKIAIKGPFTTPIGEETHVCLHCAHQQYHAGTCDKCKKDDGVCERFRSINVRFRQHLDLYACVRPIRYIEGVPCPNKYADKVNFIIFRENTEDVYAGYDFEKGSDIAMAIIDLIKEKTGREIRPDSGIGIKPISLFGTTRLVRKAIQWAVDRKLSSVTIVHKGNIMKFTEGSFCKWGYELAAKEFGDCTLSEKTLWDELDGKMPAGKILIKDRIADSIFQQIQTRPDEYSVMALPNLNGDYLSDASIALVGGLGLGPGANMSDDIALFEATHGTAPKYTGMDKVNPGSLILSAVMMLEHMAWDEAARLIDKGMAAAIKNGVVTYDLARLMQQEGRKDVNEVSCSGFGRAIVERM; this is encoded by the coding sequence GTGACCCGATTTAAAGAAGTTAAGATACCGGAAGGCGATCTCATTGAAATCAAGAATGGGAAGTTGAGTATCGGAGATCGGCCGATCATCGGCTATTTAAGGGGGGATGGGATCGGCCTCGATATAACACCCGCCATGCAAATGGTCGTCGATGCGGCGATTGAAAAGGCCTACGGCGGGAAACGATCGATTGCCTGGTGTCCGCTGTATGCCGGATTGGAAGGTTTGCAGAGATACGGCAGCGAATTCCCCGAGGAGACGGTGGATGCGATCCGTCATTTGAAAATCGCGATCAAGGGGCCCTTCACAACGCCCATTGGGGAAGAGACCCATGTCTGTCTCCATTGCGCCCATCAGCAATATCATGCGGGGACCTGCGATAAATGCAAAAAGGATGACGGGGTTTGTGAGAGATTCCGTTCGATCAATGTGCGTTTCCGCCAGCATCTTGATCTCTATGCTTGTGTGCGGCCGATTCGCTATATTGAAGGCGTTCCTTGTCCGAACAAATATGCCGATAAAGTAAACTTTATCATTTTCCGCGAGAATACTGAAGATGTCTATGCCGGCTATGATTTTGAGAAGGGCAGTGATATCGCCATGGCGATTATCGATCTCATCAAGGAGAAGACAGGACGTGAGATCCGGCCGGATTCAGGTATCGGGATCAAGCCGATCTCCCTTTTCGGCACGACGCGGCTTGTACGAAAAGCGATCCAATGGGCCGTCGATCGGAAGCTTTCCTCTGTCACCATAGTACATAAGGGAAACATCATGAAGTTTACCGAGGGGTCGTTCTGCAAATGGGGATATGAGCTGGCCGCGAAGGAATTCGGCGATTGTACCCTATCCGAGAAGACTCTCTGGGATGAACTCGACGGCAAGATGCCGGCAGGCAAGATCCTGATCAAGGACCGGATCGCCGATTCGATCTTCCAGCAGATCCAGACACGGCCCGACGAGTACAGCGTCATGGCCCTGCCCAATCTAAACGGCGACTATCTTTCGGATGCCAGTATTGCGCTGGTCGGAGGCCTGGGTCTTGGACCGGGGGCGAATATGTCTGATGATATCGCGCTCTTCGAAGCGACGCACGGCACGGCCCCGAAGTACACTGGAATGGATAAAGTCAATCCGGGATCCCTCATCCTTTCCGCCGTAATGATGCTCGAGCATATGGCCTGGGATGAGGCCGCCCGTCTTATCGACAAGGGTATGGCCGCCGCCATCAAAAATGGTGTCGTCACCTATGATCTGGCGCGTCTCATGCAGCAGGAGGGCCGCAAGGATGTCAACGAAGTCTCCTGTTCGGGGTTCGGGAGGGCGATTGTTGAAAGGATGTAA